The following proteins are encoded in a genomic region of Nocardioides sp. cx-173:
- a CDS encoding Rmf/CrpP family protein, producing MTPGDSRRPRPLPGDRPRERPGAPAPTTSLRQAVLDAWYDGVSAARAGRPLTSCPHRPPFDAGQRLLALWWLRGHHAVVGSPGRGGPAPSPSDGAQ from the coding sequence ATGACTCCCGGCGACTCCCGTCGGCCGCGCCCCCTCCCGGGCGATCGGCCGCGGGAGCGCCCGGGAGCGCCTGCGCCAACGACGTCCCTGCGTCAGGCGGTGCTCGACGCCTGGTACGACGGCGTGTCGGCGGCGCGGGCCGGGCGCCCGCTCACCAGCTGCCCGCACCGACCGCCCTTCGACGCAGGTCAGCGCCTCCTGGCCCTGTGGTGGCTGCGCGGCCACCACGCCGTGGTGGGCAGTCCGGGCCGCGGAGGCCCGGCTCCGTCACCGAGCGACGGGGCTCAGTAG
- a CDS encoding class I SAM-dependent methyltransferase, translating to MTLWQRIARETTGDDYAAAYARRFAALAARGQDVHGEAGLVGALVRPPARVLDAGCGTGRIAVRLQELGYVVVGVDVDATMLGQARAAAPELDWREGDLATLDLGETFDLVLLAGNVIPLLEPATLQAAAARLAAHAVPGGLVVCGFGLDADHLPGDCPVTPLADVDAAFAAAGLVAQERFATWDRAPYDDGGYVVTVHRRDA from the coding sequence GTGACCCTCTGGCAGCGCATCGCCCGCGAGACGACCGGCGACGACTACGCCGCGGCGTACGCTCGCCGGTTCGCCGCGCTTGCGGCCCGCGGCCAGGACGTCCACGGCGAGGCCGGCCTGGTCGGCGCGCTGGTCCGGCCGCCTGCGCGGGTGCTCGACGCCGGGTGTGGCACCGGCCGGATCGCCGTACGGCTCCAGGAGCTGGGCTACGTCGTCGTCGGGGTCGACGTCGACGCGACCATGCTGGGTCAGGCCCGTGCCGCGGCGCCGGAGCTGGACTGGCGCGAGGGTGACCTCGCCACCCTCGACCTCGGTGAGACCTTCGACCTGGTGCTGTTGGCCGGCAACGTCATCCCGCTGCTGGAGCCGGCCACGCTGCAGGCGGCCGCCGCGCGCTTGGCGGCGCACGCAGTGCCCGGAGGCCTGGTCGTGTGCGGGTTCGGCCTCGACGCGGACCACCTGCCCGGGGACTGCCCGGTCACCCCGCTTGCCGACGTCGACGCGGCCTTCGCCGCCGCCGGCCTGGTGGCGCAGGAGCGCTTCGCCACGTGGGACCGGGCGCCGTACGACGACGGCGGCTACGTCGTCACCGTGCACCGGAGGGACGCATGA
- a CDS encoding 1,4-dihydroxy-2-naphthoyl-CoA synthase: MSAIDGVSETFDPEAWDAVPGFEDLTDLTYHRAKAHGTVRVAFDRPDILNAFRPHTVDELLRVLEHARISSDVGCVLLTGNGPGERHGKWAFCTGGDQRIRGRAGYQYTRPEGADGRAGETSDSVDKAKLGRLHILEVQRLIRFMPKVVICVVPGWTAGGGHSLHVVCDLTIASREEARFKQTDADVGSFDGGFGSAYLARQVGQKFAREIFFLGQEYDAEDGVRMGAVNKAVPHAELEATALEWGRLINGKSPTAQRMLKYSFNLIDDGLVGQQLFAGETTRLAYMTDEAAEGRDQFLEKREPDWSPFPWYY; this comes from the coding sequence ATGAGTGCCATCGACGGCGTGTCGGAGACCTTCGACCCCGAGGCCTGGGATGCCGTGCCCGGCTTCGAGGACCTCACCGACCTGACCTACCACCGCGCCAAGGCGCACGGAACGGTCCGGGTGGCCTTCGACCGGCCGGACATCCTCAACGCCTTCCGCCCGCACACCGTCGACGAGCTGCTGCGGGTCCTGGAGCACGCGCGCATCAGCAGCGACGTCGGCTGCGTCCTGCTCACGGGCAACGGCCCCGGCGAGCGCCACGGCAAGTGGGCGTTCTGCACCGGGGGCGACCAGCGCATCCGAGGCCGCGCCGGCTACCAGTACACGCGACCGGAGGGAGCAGACGGGAGAGCGGGTGAGACATCGGACTCTGTGGACAAGGCCAAGCTCGGCAGGCTGCACATCCTCGAGGTCCAGCGGCTGATCCGGTTCATGCCCAAGGTCGTCATCTGCGTCGTACCGGGGTGGACCGCCGGCGGCGGGCACAGCCTGCACGTCGTGTGCGACCTGACGATCGCGAGCAGGGAGGAGGCGCGCTTCAAGCAGACCGACGCCGACGTCGGCTCCTTCGACGGCGGCTTCGGCTCGGCCTACCTCGCGCGCCAGGTCGGCCAGAAGTTCGCTCGGGAGATCTTCTTCCTCGGCCAGGAGTACGACGCCGAGGACGGCGTCCGCATGGGCGCGGTCAACAAGGCCGTACCCCACGCCGAGCTCGAGGCGACCGCGCTGGAGTGGGGCCGGCTCATCAACGGCAAGTCCCCGACCGCCCAGCGGATGCTCAAGTACTCCTTCAACCTCATCGACGACGGGCTCGTCGGCCAGCAGCTCTTCGCCGGCGAGACCACCCGCCTGGCCTACATGACCGACGAGGCCGCCGAGGGACGAGACCAGTTCCTCGAGAAGCGCGAGCCCGACTGGTCGCCGTTCCCCTGGTACTACTGA
- a CDS encoding ABC transporter permease: protein MSTTTEPAGVKYPPPPPETPAERKGRMIALFVMPFLIVTMMYATYMGTMHDPQPRDLPVAVVGQGAAAERFAERLEDGADGALDVRLVEDLAEAEELIGDQDIAGAITLPEGSGAATVYRAMAGGASQATLVDRMLGGAAVAESWSVETVDLGKLPEGDGSGTMVLFAAMGMMLAGYVPLSSLLSGTPNLLRVRRFLPLAVGWGVLTSSLIWLILGPIVGAVEGHYPLFLGVGTLAVTAVATAQLLFTKVMGPFAVLLGMLLWVIFGVPSSNLALSVHSMPEFLQFLHSVLPLPAAGEALRSAIYFDGSGLWGHVLTLAVWLVVAAGLAALKERRSGHLIVGGPVYTGPDAPLAALPGGPVAPYRTRLAATALFPLSIMITVVTLMSLSMHQPDVHDMPVAVVGPAAQADKAVAGLEAGLGDYLDLRVVESTDEAEELLHSQELVAAYVLPTSADADPTLITAAGAGPSQQSVVTQMFQGVAAESGGALAIEDLAPLTDDDSNGSNSMYVGMGWIMAGFLFFAVMRGGAPDLTRTRQLLPLVTGWSIGISVWLWFLFDVLIGAVNGHALELIGYGSLTVFAVAWASAVLIRIWGLGALVPVMIVVMLAGVPASGGGLSLYMVPEFFRPLADLLPLPAAVDLARSAVYFDGEGVGGNLLVIGIWGAVGLLLNLLVADRWLNRDSARPPAPMGPRHRPERPSKSADADDDGVLVSAGADPEPTG from the coding sequence GTGTCTACGACCACTGAGCCTGCCGGCGTGAAGTACCCGCCGCCGCCGCCGGAGACCCCGGCCGAGCGCAAGGGCCGCATGATCGCCCTCTTCGTGATGCCGTTCCTGATCGTCACGATGATGTACGCCACCTACATGGGCACCATGCACGACCCCCAGCCCCGCGACCTGCCCGTGGCCGTCGTCGGCCAGGGAGCCGCGGCCGAGCGCTTCGCCGAGCGGCTCGAGGACGGAGCGGACGGGGCGCTCGACGTACGCCTGGTCGAGGATCTGGCCGAGGCCGAGGAGCTGATCGGGGACCAGGACATCGCGGGCGCGATCACCCTCCCGGAGGGGAGCGGGGCCGCCACCGTCTACCGAGCGATGGCCGGCGGCGCCTCCCAGGCGACGCTGGTCGACCGCATGCTCGGCGGCGCCGCCGTCGCCGAGTCGTGGTCGGTCGAGACCGTCGACCTGGGCAAGCTCCCCGAGGGCGACGGCTCCGGGACCATGGTGCTCTTCGCCGCGATGGGCATGATGCTGGCGGGCTACGTGCCGCTGAGCTCCTTGCTGAGCGGTACGCCCAACCTGCTGCGGGTGCGTCGCTTCCTGCCCCTCGCCGTCGGCTGGGGTGTGCTCACGAGCTCGCTGATCTGGCTGATCCTCGGGCCGATCGTCGGGGCCGTGGAGGGGCACTACCCCCTCTTCCTCGGCGTCGGCACGCTGGCGGTCACCGCCGTCGCCACGGCCCAGCTGCTCTTCACCAAGGTGATGGGCCCGTTCGCCGTGCTGCTGGGCATGCTGCTGTGGGTCATCTTCGGGGTGCCGTCCTCCAACCTGGCCCTCTCGGTGCACTCGATGCCGGAGTTCTTGCAGTTCCTGCACAGCGTATTGCCGCTGCCCGCGGCGGGCGAGGCGCTGCGCTCGGCGATCTACTTCGACGGCTCGGGCCTCTGGGGCCACGTCCTCACCCTCGCCGTCTGGCTGGTCGTCGCCGCCGGCCTGGCCGCCCTCAAGGAGCGCCGCTCGGGCCACCTCATCGTCGGCGGACCCGTCTACACCGGCCCGGACGCACCCCTCGCGGCACTTCCCGGCGGGCCCGTGGCGCCGTACCGGACCCGTCTGGCCGCGACGGCGCTCTTCCCGCTCAGCATCATGATCACCGTCGTGACGCTGATGAGCCTGTCGATGCACCAGCCCGACGTGCACGACATGCCGGTCGCCGTGGTCGGCCCGGCCGCCCAGGCCGACAAGGCCGTCGCGGGCCTCGAGGCGGGTCTCGGCGACTACCTCGACCTGCGCGTGGTGGAGTCCACCGACGAGGCCGAGGAGCTGCTGCACAGCCAGGAGCTGGTCGCCGCGTACGTCCTGCCGACCTCCGCCGACGCCGACCCCACGCTGATCACCGCCGCCGGCGCGGGCCCCAGCCAGCAGTCGGTCGTGACCCAGATGTTCCAGGGCGTGGCGGCCGAGAGCGGCGGCGCACTGGCCATCGAGGATCTCGCCCCGCTGACCGACGACGACAGCAACGGCTCCAACAGCATGTATGTCGGCATGGGCTGGATCATGGCGGGCTTCCTCTTCTTCGCCGTGATGCGCGGGGGCGCGCCCGACCTCACCCGCACCCGTCAGCTCCTGCCTCTGGTCACCGGGTGGTCGATCGGCATCTCGGTCTGGCTGTGGTTCCTCTTCGACGTGCTGATCGGCGCGGTCAACGGTCACGCCCTCGAGCTGATCGGCTACGGATCCCTCACGGTCTTCGCGGTCGCCTGGGCCAGCGCCGTGCTGATCCGCATATGGGGGCTGGGCGCCCTGGTCCCGGTGATGATCGTGGTCATGCTGGCCGGCGTCCCCGCCTCCGGCGGCGGTCTGTCGCTCTACATGGTCCCCGAGTTCTTCCGGCCCCTCGCCGACCTCCTGCCACTCCCGGCGGCCGTGGACCTCGCCCGCTCGGCGGTCTACTTCGACGGCGAGGGGGTCGGCGGCAACCTGCTCGTCATCGGGATCTGGGGCGCTGTCGGTCTGCTGCTGAACCTGCTGGTGGCCGACCGGTGGTTGAACCGGGACAGCGCTCGGCCTCCCGCCCCGATGGGACCGCGCCACCGCCCCGAGCGCCCCTCGAAGTCCGCCGACGCGGACGACGACGGCGTGCTCGTCTCGGCCGGGGCCGACCCCGAGCCGACCGGCTGA
- a CDS encoding ACT domain-containing protein gives MPYLLRVELPDVPGSLGRLASAVGEAGGDIEAIEIVEKRHDGMAVDDVLLEMQPGSMPDSIVSACHLLEGVKVVWISRYAAGGNLFLDLEAVEDLTAHPAEAVNRLVDLLPMTFRSDWGIRLHRAKGILYGTGAAPEELAFVEIERPGRLESLAEEVTLYAAARLDGNEILVIGRHGGPEYLDSEIARLGHLAGLAQSIARVG, from the coding sequence GTGCCCTACCTGCTGCGTGTCGAGCTGCCCGACGTCCCCGGGTCGCTGGGGCGCCTTGCCAGCGCCGTCGGTGAGGCGGGCGGCGACATCGAGGCGATCGAGATCGTCGAGAAGCGCCACGACGGCATGGCCGTCGACGACGTGCTGCTGGAGATGCAGCCCGGCAGCATGCCCGACTCGATCGTGTCGGCCTGCCACCTGCTCGAGGGGGTCAAGGTCGTCTGGATCAGCCGGTACGCCGCCGGCGGCAACCTCTTCCTCGACCTGGAGGCGGTCGAGGACCTCACCGCGCACCCGGCCGAGGCCGTTAACCGCCTGGTCGACCTGCTGCCGATGACCTTCCGCTCCGACTGGGGCATCCGGCTGCACCGCGCCAAGGGCATCCTCTACGGCACCGGCGCCGCTCCCGAGGAGCTCGCGTTCGTCGAGATCGAGCGCCCCGGTCGCCTGGAGTCCCTCGCCGAGGAGGTCACCCTGTACGCCGCCGCCCGACTCGACGGCAACGAGATCCTGGTCATCGGGCGCCACGGCGGCCCGGAGTACCTCGACTCCGAGATCGCCCGCCTCGGCCACCTCGCCGGCCTGGCCCAGTCCATCGCCCGCGTCGGCTGA
- the recD gene encoding exodeoxyribonuclease V subunit alpha — protein sequence MTELFEPAPYDRRLALAATGLLASFNVAGVLEAGDVHVARRVGDLGGESDERVLLAVALAVRAVRSGSVCVDLTTVAALAPELPWPTAQDWTAAVAASPLVAAGALRLEEALVYLDRYHRLETQVGEDLLARVAASAPPVAEEALASALARVRGEHLSAAQEAASVAAVRQWTTVLTGGPGTGKTTTVARMLVLLADQAAALGERFSVALAAPTGKAATRLQEAVLGELALLDPQDRERVGRPEAMTLHRLLGWRPDNATRFRHDRGNRLKYDVVVVDECSMVELTMMGRLLEAVRPQARLVLVGDPRQLTSVGAGAVLADVVRGFEGHPASPVVSLTENYRSTEDIKDLAEALRGGDADEVLATLRRTSEEVEFVETDEPAEALRGDALDAALEIRAAAEAGDHERALAALDRHRLLCAHREGPYGVRHWNRTVERWVAEETGQPIYTAWYVGRPVLVTTNDYALGVYNGETGVAVAQPDGRLRVWVAGSESVRDLAPGRLEAIETMHAMTIHKSQGSQAERVTVLLPEAGSRLLTRELFYTAVTRAQRQVRVVGTEAAVRAAVETQAQRATGLRQRLLAARSAD from the coding sequence ATGACCGAGCTCTTCGAGCCCGCCCCCTACGACCGGCGCCTCGCGCTCGCCGCGACCGGGCTGCTGGCCTCCTTCAACGTGGCCGGGGTCCTGGAGGCCGGCGACGTGCACGTCGCGCGGCGCGTCGGCGACCTCGGCGGCGAGTCCGACGAGCGGGTGCTGCTCGCCGTCGCCCTGGCCGTACGCGCCGTGCGCTCCGGCTCCGTCTGCGTCGACCTCACCACCGTCGCCGCCCTGGCCCCCGAGCTCCCCTGGCCGACGGCCCAGGACTGGACGGCGGCGGTGGCTGCCTCGCCGCTGGTGGCCGCCGGCGCGCTCCGGCTCGAGGAGGCGCTGGTCTACCTCGACCGCTACCACCGCCTGGAGACCCAGGTCGGCGAGGACCTGCTCGCCCGCGTCGCCGCGAGCGCCCCGCCGGTGGCGGAGGAGGCCCTGGCGTCCGCGCTCGCGCGCGTCCGGGGCGAGCACCTCAGCGCTGCCCAGGAGGCCGCGTCCGTGGCCGCGGTCCGGCAGTGGACGACCGTCCTCACCGGCGGCCCCGGCACCGGCAAGACCACCACCGTGGCCAGGATGCTGGTGCTCCTCGCCGACCAGGCCGCCGCTCTGGGCGAGCGCTTCTCGGTGGCGCTCGCCGCCCCCACCGGCAAGGCCGCGACGCGGCTGCAGGAGGCGGTGCTCGGCGAGCTCGCCTTGCTGGACCCGCAGGACCGCGAGCGCGTCGGTCGCCCCGAGGCGATGACGCTGCACCGGCTGCTGGGCTGGCGCCCCGACAACGCCACGCGCTTCCGCCATGACCGCGGCAACCGGCTGAAGTACGACGTGGTCGTGGTCGACGAGTGCTCGATGGTCGAGCTCACGATGATGGGCCGGCTGCTGGAGGCGGTGCGCCCGCAGGCCCGGCTGGTCCTGGTGGGCGACCCGCGCCAGCTCACCTCGGTCGGGGCCGGCGCGGTGCTGGCCGACGTGGTCCGCGGCTTCGAGGGCCACCCCGCCTCGCCGGTCGTGTCCCTGACCGAGAACTACCGCTCCACCGAGGACATCAAGGACCTCGCCGAGGCGCTGCGCGGGGGCGACGCCGACGAGGTGCTCGCCACCTTGCGCCGTACGAGCGAGGAGGTGGAGTTCGTCGAGACCGACGAGCCGGCGGAGGCGCTGCGCGGCGACGCGCTCGATGCGGCCCTGGAGATCCGCGCCGCCGCGGAGGCCGGCGACCACGAGCGGGCGCTGGCGGCGCTCGACCGCCACCGCCTGCTGTGCGCGCACCGCGAGGGCCCCTACGGCGTCCGCCACTGGAACCGCACCGTCGAGCGCTGGGTCGCCGAGGAGACCGGGCAGCCGATCTACACCGCCTGGTACGTCGGGCGCCCGGTGCTGGTGACGACCAACGACTACGCGCTGGGCGTCTACAACGGCGAGACCGGCGTGGCGGTGGCGCAGCCCGACGGGCGGCTGCGGGTGTGGGTCGCGGGGTCGGAGTCGGTGCGCGACCTGGCCCCGGGGCGACTCGAGGCGATCGAGACCATGCACGCGATGACGATCCACAAGAGCCAGGGCAGCCAGGCCGAGCGGGTCACGGTGCTGCTCCCCGAGGCCGGGTCGCGGCTGCTGACGCGCGAGCTCTTCTACACCGCGGTGACCCGGGCCCAGCGGCAGGTGCGGGTGGTCGGCACGGAGGCCGCCGTACGCGCCGCGGTCGAGACGCAGGCACAGCGCGCCACGGGGCTGCGTCAGCGACTCCTCGCGGCGCGCTCCGCGGACTGA
- a CDS encoding UvrD-helicase domain-containing protein — MSEQLAPFHITADLPGVGTTLLEASAGTGKTWTIGALVTRYVAEGVAGLDEMLVVTFGRAASQELRERVRAQLVEAELALDGDPAVDPSSSDLLRLILDCDDAERARRHQRVVDALVGFDAATIATTHQFCSMVLSSLGVAGDTDARARLVEDLDDVVSEVVDDLYLRAFAFSEDRPAFTHTEAMAIARAVVRDPQAHLEPAADDRATPAGRRVSFALKVREELEVRKRRLGVLSYDDLLEQLAQALEPAGSPARVRMRERWRVVLVDEFQDTDPVQWQVLDRAFTGVATMVLIGDPKQAIYAFRGGDVTTYLAAAATATARQTLGVNRRTDAGLLTASQRLLLGAELGDDRIVVRPVEAHHDESRLAGAPSSSPFRLRVVRRDTFGRGANATLAVADVRPHIARDLALDVRRLLAAGATFEGRRLEPADVAVICYRHADLAESQRALHAAGVPAVIAGGGSVFATPAAVEWLTLLEALEQPHRSPRVRAAALTCFLGRTAAELDRGGDTLTDELSEILRGWVELVPRRGIAAVMEAAYAGGLPARVLAEVGGERRLTDLRHLGEALHEVATTERLGVVSLLAWLRARVAEGRAGRGQERTRRLDSDAAAVQLVTIHASKGLEYPVVYLPSLADRFVPKPTRPLFHDPDGRRCLDVGAGGSGWSEHVRRWADEEAGEWLRLLYVALTRAQSQVVCWWAPTKNAVASPLHRLLMRDPGADLGAGLVPEAPPVPSDEAVVGLFSAWRDRGGPVPEAALHADPGPDPVLPALGDLAVRTFDREVDTEWRRTSYSALSHVEAAPAAGVASEPEVAAKDDEDVEALPEAAAGAGSGVPSPMAGLPVGATFGSLVHGVLEHLDPDAPDLRAEILEHLDEQLVWWPVELDRDELADALVAVCDSPLGPLAGGATLRRIPLRDRLRELDFELPLSGGDLAAQGERGARLADLAPLLLRHLPEGDPVRGYAAALEVPALGEQSLRGYLTGSVDVVLRLGDAEDPRYLIVDYKTNWLGPRDLPLTAHSYRPEALDAAMAHSDYPLQALLYAAVLHRFLRWRQPGYDPQRHLGGVLYLYLRGMCGPDTPLVDGEPCGIFSWRPPVALVEELSDLLDGVVAPGARP; from the coding sequence GTGAGCGAGCAGCTGGCGCCGTTCCACATCACCGCGGACCTGCCGGGGGTCGGCACCACGCTGCTCGAGGCCAGCGCCGGCACCGGCAAGACCTGGACGATCGGCGCCCTGGTCACCCGCTACGTCGCCGAGGGGGTCGCCGGACTGGACGAGATGCTCGTCGTGACCTTCGGTCGCGCCGCCAGCCAGGAGCTGCGCGAGCGCGTGCGGGCCCAGCTCGTCGAGGCCGAGCTAGCCCTCGACGGCGACCCCGCGGTCGACCCGTCGAGCTCCGACCTGCTCCGGCTGATCCTCGACTGCGACGACGCCGAGCGCGCGCGGCGCCACCAGCGCGTCGTCGACGCCCTGGTCGGCTTCGACGCCGCGACCATCGCCACCACCCACCAGTTCTGCTCGATGGTGCTGAGCTCGCTCGGCGTCGCCGGCGACACCGACGCCCGCGCCCGCCTGGTGGAGGACCTCGACGACGTGGTGTCCGAGGTCGTCGACGACCTGTACCTGCGAGCCTTCGCGTTCTCCGAGGACCGTCCGGCCTTCACCCACACCGAGGCGATGGCGATCGCGCGCGCGGTCGTGCGGGACCCGCAGGCCCACCTCGAGCCCGCTGCCGACGACCGCGCCACCCCCGCCGGTCGGCGCGTCTCGTTCGCGCTTAAGGTGCGCGAGGAGCTCGAGGTGCGCAAGCGGCGGCTCGGCGTCCTCTCCTACGACGACCTGCTCGAGCAGCTGGCCCAGGCGCTCGAGCCGGCCGGCTCTCCCGCCCGCGTGCGCATGCGGGAGCGCTGGCGGGTCGTGCTGGTCGACGAGTTCCAGGACACCGACCCGGTCCAGTGGCAGGTCCTCGACCGCGCGTTCACCGGCGTCGCCACGATGGTGCTGATCGGCGACCCCAAGCAGGCGATCTACGCGTTCCGCGGCGGCGACGTCACGACGTACCTCGCCGCGGCCGCGACCGCTACCGCCCGGCAGACGCTCGGGGTCAACCGCCGCACCGACGCCGGCCTGCTGACCGCGTCCCAGCGGCTGCTGCTCGGTGCCGAGCTCGGCGACGACCGGATCGTGGTGCGCCCGGTCGAGGCCCACCACGACGAGAGCCGGCTGGCCGGCGCGCCCTCGTCCTCCCCGTTCCGGCTGCGCGTCGTGCGCCGCGACACCTTCGGGCGCGGCGCCAACGCCACGCTCGCGGTCGCCGACGTCCGGCCGCACATCGCCCGCGACCTGGCCCTCGACGTACGCCGCCTGCTCGCCGCCGGAGCCACCTTCGAGGGCCGCCGGCTCGAGCCCGCGGACGTCGCGGTCATCTGCTACCGCCATGCCGACCTGGCCGAGTCCCAGCGGGCGCTGCACGCGGCCGGCGTCCCGGCCGTGATCGCCGGCGGCGGCAGCGTCTTCGCGACGCCGGCCGCCGTGGAGTGGCTGACCCTCCTGGAGGCGCTCGAGCAGCCGCACCGCTCGCCGCGGGTGCGCGCCGCCGCGCTCACCTGCTTCCTGGGCCGCACCGCCGCCGAGCTCGACCGGGGCGGGGACACCCTCACCGACGAGCTCAGCGAGATCCTGCGCGGCTGGGTGGAGCTGGTCCCGCGCCGTGGCATCGCCGCGGTCATGGAGGCCGCCTACGCCGGGGGGCTGCCCGCGCGCGTGCTCGCCGAGGTCGGCGGCGAGCGGCGGCTCACCGACCTGCGCCACCTCGGCGAGGCCCTGCACGAGGTCGCCACCACCGAGCGCCTCGGCGTGGTCTCGCTGCTGGCCTGGCTCCGGGCGCGGGTGGCCGAGGGCCGTGCGGGTCGGGGACAGGAGCGCACCCGTCGCCTGGACTCCGACGCCGCGGCCGTGCAGCTGGTGACGATCCACGCGAGCAAGGGCCTGGAGTACCCCGTCGTCTACCTGCCCTCCCTGGCCGACCGGTTCGTGCCCAAGCCCACCCGGCCGCTGTTCCACGACCCCGACGGCCGGCGCTGCCTCGACGTCGGGGCCGGTGGCTCCGGGTGGAGCGAGCACGTGCGCCGCTGGGCCGACGAGGAGGCCGGCGAGTGGCTCCGGCTGCTCTACGTCGCCCTCACCCGCGCGCAGTCGCAGGTCGTGTGCTGGTGGGCGCCGACCAAGAACGCCGTCGCGTCGCCGCTGCACCGGCTGCTGATGCGCGACCCGGGCGCCGACCTCGGAGCCGGGCTGGTGCCGGAGGCGCCGCCGGTGCCGTCCGACGAGGCCGTCGTCGGGCTGTTCTCGGCGTGGCGGGACCGCGGTGGGCCGGTGCCGGAGGCCGCCCTGCACGCCGACCCCGGACCCGACCCGGTGCTTCCGGCACTCGGCGACCTGGCCGTGCGCACGTTCGACCGCGAGGTCGACACCGAGTGGCGGCGCACGTCGTACTCCGCGCTGAGCCACGTCGAGGCGGCGCCGGCGGCGGGCGTGGCCAGCGAGCCCGAGGTGGCGGCCAAGGACGACGAGGACGTCGAGGCCCTCCCGGAGGCCGCCGCGGGGGCGGGGAGCGGGGTGCCGTCGCCGATGGCGGGTCTGCCGGTCGGTGCGACGTTCGGGTCGTTGGTGCACGGCGTACTGGAGCACCTCGACCCCGACGCGCCGGACCTGCGCGCGGAGATCCTCGAGCACCTCGACGAGCAGCTCGTGTGGTGGCCCGTCGAGCTCGACCGCGACGAGCTCGCCGACGCCCTCGTCGCGGTGTGCGACTCGCCGCTCGGGCCCCTGGCCGGCGGCGCGACGCTGCGGCGGATCCCGCTGCGCGACCGGCTGCGCGAGCTCGACTTCGAGCTGCCGCTGTCCGGGGGAGACCTCGCGGCGCAGGGCGAGCGGGGGGCCCGGCTCGCCGACCTCGCCCCGCTGCTGCTGCGCCACCTGCCCGAGGGTGACCCGGTGCGCGGTTACGCCGCAGCGCTGGAGGTCCCGGCCCTGGGGGAGCAGTCGTTGCGCGGCTACCTGACGGGCTCCGTCGACGTCGTGCTCCGGCTCGGCGACGCCGAGGACCCGCGCTACCTGATCGTCGACTACAAGACCAACTGGCTCGGGCCCCGCGACCTCCCGCTGACCGCCCACTCCTACCGGCCCGAGGCGCTCGACGCCGCGATGGCGCACTCCGACTACCCCCTGCAGGCCCTGCTGTACGCCGCCGTGCTGCACCGCTTCCTGCGCTGGCGCCAGCCCGGTTACGACCCGCAGCGCCATCTCGGCGGTGTCCTCTACCTCTACCTGCGCGGCATGTGCGGCCCCGACACCCCGCTGGTCGACGGCGAGCCGTGCGGGATCTTCAGCTGGCGCCCGCCGGTCGCCCTGGTCGAGGAGCTGTCCGACCTGCTCGACGGCGTCGTCGCCCCGGGGGCGAGGCCATGA
- a CDS encoding TetR/AcrR family transcriptional regulator, whose protein sequence is MPRPDVRQPLLDAAERLFAARGISTVSDRQVAEAAHNSNHSAVRYYFGGRTGLLEALLDRHAASVEPAQQRMFAQSDSLLGDVRALVIPLTDALDELPFPSYRARFLRQAMHDPATAELMRDRDRFSTSARIVASAAERLASLDRQVIAGRARLTAHVVSTACAQIEEDAERTGERPRWNEAGAFLCDAVAGMLQAPVTAT, encoded by the coding sequence ATGCCGCGGCCGGACGTCCGCCAGCCCCTCCTCGACGCCGCCGAGCGGCTCTTCGCCGCGCGCGGGATCTCGACGGTCTCGGACCGTCAGGTCGCGGAGGCGGCCCACAACAGCAACCACTCGGCCGTCCGCTACTACTTCGGCGGCCGGACCGGGCTGCTGGAGGCGCTGCTGGATCGTCACGCCGCCTCCGTCGAGCCGGCGCAGCAGCGGATGTTCGCGCAGTCCGACTCGCTGCTCGGGGACGTCCGCGCTCTCGTGATCCCGCTGACCGACGCGCTGGACGAACTGCCCTTCCCGTCGTATCGGGCGCGCTTCCTGCGCCAGGCGATGCACGACCCGGCCACCGCGGAGCTGATGCGGGACCGGGACCGCTTCTCCACCTCCGCCCGCATCGTCGCCTCGGCCGCCGAGCGGCTCGCGAGCCTGGACCGCCAGGTGATCGCGGGGCGGGCCAGGCTCACCGCGCACGTGGTGAGCACCGCCTGCGCCCAGATCGAGGAGGACGCCGAGCGCACCGGCGAGCGGCCGCGCTGGAACGAGGCCGGCGCCTTCCTGTGCGACGCGGTCGCCGGCATGCTGCAGGCGCCGGTCACCGCGACCTAG
- a CDS encoding nitroreductase family deazaflavin-dependent oxidoreductase → MTLEGEYEPSPSEWVRDQVEKYEASGGREANTLMGKPEWPIVVITSRGATSGKLRKNPVMRVEKDGVYAAVASKGGDPEHPSWYRNFLAHPEVDLQDGPEPHTYVARVAEGEERAEWWERCVAQYPPYAEYQEKTDREIPVFLLERKD, encoded by the coding sequence ATGACACTTGAAGGCGAGTACGAGCCCAGCCCCAGCGAATGGGTACGCGACCAGGTCGAGAAGTACGAGGCCAGCGGCGGCCGCGAGGCCAACACGCTGATGGGCAAGCCGGAGTGGCCGATCGTGGTGATCACGTCCCGAGGAGCGACCTCCGGCAAGCTGCGCAAGAACCCGGTCATGCGGGTCGAGAAGGACGGGGTCTACGCCGCGGTGGCGTCCAAGGGCGGCGATCCGGAGCACCCGTCCTGGTACCGCAACTTCCTGGCCCACCCCGAGGTCGACCTCCAGGACGGCCCCGAGCCGCACACCTACGTCGCCCGCGTCGCCGAGGGCGAGGAGCGCGCCGAGTGGTGGGAGCGCTGCGTCGCGCAGTACCCGCCGTACGCGGAGTACCAGGAGAAGACCGACCGCGAGATCCCGGTGTTCCTGCTGGAGCGCAAGGACTGA